From Camelina sativa cultivar DH55 chromosome 7, Cs, whole genome shotgun sequence, one genomic window encodes:
- the LOC104703539 gene encoding structural maintenance of chromosomes protein 3-like has translation MYIKQVIIEGFKSYKEQVATEDFSDRVNCVVGANGSGKSNFFHAIRFVLSDIFQNLRSEDRHALLHEGAGHQVVSAFVEIVFDNSDNRFPVDKEEIRLRRTVGLKKDDYLLDLKHITKAEVMNLLESAGFSRSNPYYVVQQGKIASLTLMKDVERLDLLKEIGGTRVYEERRRESLKIMQETGNKRKQIIEVVHYLDERLKELDEEKEELRKYQQLDKQRKSLEYTIYDKELHDAREKLEQVEVARTKASEESTKMYDRVEKAQDDSKSLDESLKGLTKELQTLYKEKETVEAQQNEAIQKKTKLELDVKDFQDRITGNIQSKNDAREQLHMVEREMQDSLKELEAINPLYESQLDKEKQTTKRIMELEKKLSILYQKQGRATQFSNKAARDKWLRKEIEDLKRVLDSNMTQEKKLHDEILRLNTDLTERDGLIKKHEVEIGELGSHISKSHELFNIKKRERDEEQRIRKEKWGEESQLSSEIEKLKMELERAKKNLEHATPGDVRRGLHTIRRYVEEYRINGFFGPLVELVDCDEKFFTAVEVTAGNSLFHVVVENDDISTKLIRHLNSIKGGRLTFLPLNRVKAPHVNFPQDSAAIPLLKKLKYDSKFGPALAQVFGRTVVCKDLNVATRVAKSNGLDCITMEGDQVSKKGGMTGGFYDHRRSKLRFMNIIIQNTKSINAKVTELEDVKRQLDVIDQHITQFVTEQQRLEADWTHSKLQVEQLKQEIANVNKQKHAIYKALENKEKSLGDIRTQIDQLRSSMAMKEAEMGTELVDHLTPEEREQLSRLNPEIKDLKEKNIAYTTDRIERETRKAELEANLATNLERRRNELQATIASIDDDSLPSSAGLNTQELDDAKNLVNEAAKELKSLCDSIDEKTKQVKKIKDEKAKLKILEDDCKGTLQDVDKKLEELFSLRNTLLAKQDEYTKKIRGLGPLSSDAFDTYKRKNIKELQKMLHRCSEQLQQFSHVNKKALDQYVNFTEQREELQNRQAELDAGDEKIKELITVLDQRKDESIERTFKGVARHFKEVFSELVQGGYGQLLIKKFKDRDHDDEDDDDDGSRKTDAEGRLEKYFGVKVKVSFTGQGETQAMKQLSGGQKTVVALALIFAIQRCDPAPFYLFDEIDAALDPQYRTAVGNLIRRLADKYGTQFITTTFRPELVRVADKIYGVFHKNRVSIVNVISKDQALDFIEKDQSHDT, from the exons ATGTATATCAAGCAG GTTATAATCGAAGGATTTAAGAGTTACAAAGAGCAAGTTGCTACTGAGGATTTCAGCGACAGAGTTAATTGTGTTG TTGGGGCGAATGGGTCTGGGAAAAGCAATTTCTTCCATG CAATTCGTTTTGTATTGAGTGACATCTTCCAGAATCTGCGGAGTGAAGATAGGCATGCATTACTCCAC GAAGGTGCTGGTCATCAAGTTGTTTCTGCGTTTGTGGAGATTGTGTTTGATAATTCTGACAACCGGTTCCCG GTTGATAAGGAAGAAATTCGCTTGCGCCGAACAGTTGGTCTGAAGAAGGATGACTATTTATTGGATTTGAAACACATAAC AAAAGCTGAAGTTATGAATTTATTGGAGAGTGCTGGGTTTTCTCGTTCTAATCCGTACTATGTTGTTCAACAAGGAAAG ATAGCCTCGTTAACACTGATGAAAGACGTGGAACGGCTGGATCTGCTAAAAGAGATAGGTGGTACCCGTGTTTATGAGGAGAGGCGTCGTGAGAGTTTAAAAATTATGCAGGAGACAG GGAATAAACGGAAGCAGATTATCGAAGTTGTCCACTACTTGGATGAAAGACTAAAGGAATTGgacgaagagaaagaagaactcAGAAAATATCAACAACTTGACAAGCAGAGGAAATCACTGGAATACACCATTTACGACAAAGAGCTTCACGATGCTCGGGAGAAACTGGAACAG GTAGAAGTTGCACGAACTAAGGCATCTGAAGAGTCTACTAAAATGTATGATAGAGTTGAGAAGGCTCAGGACGACTCCAAGTCCTTAGATGAGTCGCTAAAAGGGCTGACGAAGGAGCTTCAGACATTATACAAGGAGAAAGAAACTGTTGAAGCTCAACAAAATGAAGCTAtacagaagaagacaaagctgGAGCTTGATGTTAAGGACTTTCAGGATCGGATTACTGGAAATATCCAGTCTAAG AATGATGCACGTGAGCAGCTTCATATGGTGGAAAGAGAAATGCAGGATTCTTTAAAAGAACTGGAGGCAATTAATCCTTTATATGAAAGTCAACTTGACAAGGAAAAGCAGACAACAAAAAG AATCATGGagctggaaaaaaaacttagcaTTCTTTACCAGAAACAGGGCCGTGCAACTCAATTTTCAAACAAGGCTGCCCGAGACAAATGGCTCAGGAAGGAGATTGAAGATCTTAAGCGTGTTCTAGACTCAAATATGACTCAA GAGAAAAAACTTCATGATGAAATTCTTCGCCTCAATACTGATTTGACAGAGCGTGATGGACTCATCAAGAAACATGAAGTTGAAATTGGTGAACTGGGATCTCACATTTCCAAGTCCCATGAactattcaatattaaaaaaagggagagagatgaagaaCAGAGAATAAGAAA GGAAAAATGGGGAGAAGAAAGTCAACTATCTTCTGAAATTGAGAAGTTGAAAATGGAACTTGAACGGGCAAAGAAAAACCTCGAGCATGCAACTCCAGGA GATGTTAGGCGAGGGCTGCACACTATTCGACGGTATGTCGAAGAGTATAGGATCAATGGATTTTTTGGTCCACTTGTTGAGTTGGTTGATTGCGATGAAAAGTTTTTCACTGCAGTTGAAGTCACTGCTGGAAACAG CCTGTTTCACGTGGTAGTTGAGAATGATGATATTTCAACCAAGTTAATCAGACACCTGAATTCTATAAAGGGTGGTCGACTGACCTTCTTACCTCTGAATCGGGTAAAGGCGCCTCATGTAAACTTTCCACAAGATTCTGCTGCAATACCACTGCTGAAAAAGTTAAAGTACGACTCTAAGTTTGGACCAGCATTGGCTCAG GTTTTTGGTAGAACAGTAGTATGTAAAGATCTGAATGTAGCAACAAGAGTTGCTAAGAGTAATGGCCTCGATTGCATAACTATGGAAG GTGACCAGGTGAGCAAAAAGGGTGGTATGACAGGTGGATTCTATGACCACAGGCGGTCAAAATTAAGATTCATGaatattataatacaaaatacaaagtcTATAAATGCGAAGGTGACAGAATTGGAGGATGTTAAAAGGCAGCTTGATG TGATAGATCAGCATATTACACAGTTTGTTACTGAGCAGCAGAGACTTGAAGCAGATTGGACGCACAGCAAATTACAGGTGGAGCAACTTAAGCAAGAGATAGCTAACGTAAATAAGCAGAAACATGCTATATATAAAGCTCTTGAAAATAAG GAGAAATCACTAGGTGATATTAGAACACAAATTGATCAGCTTAGATCCAGCATGGCTATGAAGGAAGCTGAAATGGGAACAGAACTTGTGGATCACCTAACACCAGAAGAAAGGGAGCAGTTGTCACGATTAAACCCCGAAATTAAGGATCTTAAGGAAAAGAATATTGCATACACGACGGATCGCATTGAG AGGGAGACAAGAAAAGCAGAGTTGGAGGCTAATTTGGCTACCAACTTAGAGAGGAGAAGAAATGAGTTACAGGCTACTATAGCTTCCATCGACGATGATAGTTTGCCTAGTTCAGCTGGCTTAAATACACAAGAACTTGATGATGCAAAGAATTTGGTTAATGAGGCCGCAAAAGAGCTTAAAA GTCTTTGTGACAGCATCGACGAGAAGACGAAGCAAgtcaagaaaattaaagatgaGAAAGCAAAGCTAAAG ATATTGGAAGATGACTGTAAGGGGACACTGCAAGATGTAGATAAAAAGTTAGAGGAACTATTTAGCCTTCGCAACACACTCCTTGCTAAGCAAGATGAGTATACAAAGAAGATTAGGGGATTGGGTCCATTGTCGTCTGACGCTTTTGACAC GTATAAACGAAAAAATATCAAGGAGCTGCAGAAGATGCTACACCGGTGCAGTGAACAGCTACAACAATTCAGCCATGTAAACAAGAAGGCGCTTGATCAATATGTAAATTTCACAGAACAGAGAGAAGAACTCCAGAATCGGCAAGCAGAGCTTGATGCAGGAGATGAG AAAATTAAAGAACTGATAACAGTTCTGGATCAGCGGAAAGACGAATCGATAGAACGTACTTTCAAAGGGGTTGCACGTCACTTCAAGGAGGTATTCTCTGAGCTTGTGCAAGGTGGATATGGTCAGCTTCTCATAAAGAAATTTAAG GATCGTGATcatgacgatgaagatgatgacgatgatggaAGTCGTAAAACTGATGCAGAGGGAAGGCTTGAGAAGTACTTTGGCGTAAAAGTGAAG GTGTCATTTACTGGTCAAGGAGAGACACAAGCAATGAAACAATTGTCAGGAGGCCAAAAAACCGTTGTTGCTCTTGCACTAATCTTTGCCATCCAGCGATGCGATCCTGCACCATTCTATCTTTTTGATGAGATTGATGCGGCACTTGATCCTCAGTATCGAACCGCTGTGGGCAACTTGATTCGTCGTCTAGCTGATAAATATGGCACTCAGTTCATAACCACGACTTTCCGTCCTGAGCTTGTGAGAGTTGCGGACAAGATATATGGAGTATTTCATAAGAACAGAGTGAGTATCGTGAATGTTATTTCAAAGGATCAGGCATTGGACTTCATCGAGAAAGATCAATCCCACGACACCTGA
- the LOC104703543 gene encoding GTPase LSG1-1-like produces the protein MGKNEKTSLGRALVKHHNHMIQETKEKGKSYKDQHKKVLESITEVSDIDAIIEQAEEAERLFAIHHDSATPVPINLDTGSSSSGITAKEWKEQRMREEALHASSLQVPRRPHWTPKMNVEQLDVNEKQAFLTWRRKLASLEENEKLVLTPFEKNLDIWRQLWRVLERSDLIVMVVDARDPLFYRCPDLEAYAQEIDDHKKTMLLVNKADLLPTYVREKWAEYFSRNNILFVFWSAKAATATLEGKPLKEQWRAPDTSQRTDDPAVKVYGRDELLARLKLEAQEIVKMRKSRGVSATSAESHREQVVVGFVGYPNVGKSSTINALVGQKRTGVTSTPGKTKHFQTLIISEELMLCDCPGLVFPSFSSSRYEMIASGVLPIDRMTEHREAIKVVAERVPRNAIEDVYNISLPKPKTYEPQSRPPLASELLRTYCLSRGYVASSGLPDETKAARQILKDYIEGKLPHFAMPPEMTREDENETRDDDTLGAEIVEGSPSVKEGGEAPGLGLDQVLDDLSSFDLANGIGPSKKKQNKKSHRKN, from the exons ATGGGGAAGAACGAGAAGACGTCTCTAGGGCGAGCCCTAGTGAAGCACCACAACCATATGATCcaagaaacaaaggaaaaaggCAAGTCCTACAAGGATCAACACAAGAAGGTTTTGGAATCTATTACAGAGGTCAGCGACATCGATGCTATCATCGAACAAGCCGAGGAAGCTGAACGCCTCTTCGCGATTCATCACGATTCCGCAACCCCTGTACCTATCAATCT gGACACAGGTTCGAGTTCAAGTGGTATAACAGCTAAAGAATGGAAAGAGCAACGTATGAGAGAAGAGGCTTTACATGCTAGTAGCCTTCAAGTGCCTCGAAG ACCTCATTGGACACCAAAAATGAATGTGGAGCAACTTGATGTTAATGAAAAACAAGCTTTTCTCACTTGGCGCCGGAAACTTGCGAG CCTCGAGGAAAATGAAAAGCTTGTATTGACTCCATTCGAGAAGAATCTTGACATCTGGAGACAGCTATGGCGAGTACTGGAACGAAGTGATTTG ATTGTTATGGTTGTTGATGCTAGGGATCCTCTGTTCTATCGGTGTCCTGATCTTGAG GCATATGCACAAGAAATTGATGATCATAAAAAAACAATGCTTCTTGTAAACAAGGCGGATCTTCTACCTACTTATGTCAG GGAGAAATGGGCGGAATACTTTTCCCGCAACAATATTCTGTTTGTATTCTGGTCAGCCAAAGCTGCTACGGCTACCCTAGAAGGTAAACCCCTGAAAGAACAATGGAGAGCACCTGATACCTCTCAGAGGACGGATGATCCAGCTGTTAAAGTATATGGAAGGGACGAGCTATTGGCTCGATTAAAACTTGAGGCTCAAGAGATAGTAAAAATGAGGAAATCTAGAGGAGTTTCCGCAACTTCTGCTGAATCGCACCGCGAACAAGTTGTCGTTGGTTTTGTTGGGTACCCGAATGTGGGAAAGAGTTCGACAATCAACGCTTTGGTAGGTCAGAAGCGAACAGGTGTCACATCTACCCCGGGGAAAACAAAGCATTTCCAGACATTGATTATATCTGAGGAGCTAATGCTCTGTGATTGCCCTGGTTTAGTCTTCCCTTCATTCTCAAGCTCAAGATATGAAATGATTGCTTCTGGAGTTCTTCCAATAGACCGGATGACCGAGCACCGTGAAGCTATCAAGGTTGTGGCTGAACGTGTTCCTCGGAATGCCATTGAGGATGTGTACAACATCTCTTTACCTAAACCTAAAACCTATGAGCCTCAGTCCCGCCCACCTCTTGCCTCAGAGCTTCTGAGAACATACTGCCTCTCTCGTGGTTATGTCGCCTCTAGTGGACTACCTGATGAGACCAAAGCAGCTAGGCAGATTCTGAAAGATTACATTGAAGGTAAGCTTCCACATTTTGCAATGCCTCCAGAGATGACCCGAGAAGATGAAAACGAGACAAGGGATGATGATACTTTGGGAGCCGAAATAGTTGAAGGTTCACCATCTGTGAAGGAAGGTGGAGAAGCTCCTGGTCTTGGTCTTGATCAAGTTCTAGATGATCTGAGCTCATttgatcttgcaaatggaatTGGGCCTtccaagaagaaacagaacaagaagtCACATAGGAAAAACTGA
- the LOC104703541 gene encoding uncharacterized protein LOC104703541 codes for MMTRHVILKSALLASSEESTMRNSSSPPSTALGKERRKVGEVAGGAAAECAAVWCCCPCAVVNLVVLAVYKVPAAVCKKAWRRSKRRRFTRKRHGLLASAAAEGSESTVHARLNEEDPTAEIVFEECHVTDEVNDVVRLENEMLDRFYGAGFWRSPSQRDTSSGSL; via the coding sequence aTGATGACTCGCCACGTGATTTTGAAATCGGCGTTGTTAGCGTCGTCGGAAGAATCGACGATGagaaactcttcttctccaccgtCGACGGCGTTAGGTAAAGAGAGGAGAAAAGTTGGAGAGGTGGCAGGAGGAGCGGCGGCGGAGTGTGCGGCGGTTTGGTGTTGCTGTCCATGCGCGGTTGTGAATCTGGTGGTTTTGGCCGTTTATAAAGTCCCGGCGGCGGTTTGTAAGAAAGCTTGGAGACGAAGCAAACGGCGACGGTTCACGAGGAAACGGCATGGTTTGCTTGCGTCAGCGGCGGCGGAAGGGAGCGAGAGCACCGTACACGCTAGATTGAATGAGGAGGATCCGACGGCTGAGATTGTTTTCGAGGAATGTCACGTGACCGATGAGGTAAACGACGTCGTTAGACTTGAGAATGAGATGTTGGATCGTTTCTACGGGGCTGGCTTTTGGAGAAGCCCTTCACAAAGGGACACGTCATCAGGAAGCctataa
- the LOC104705123 gene encoding uncharacterized protein LOC104705123 → MLRVLHNLKSFRSTVPLQSFQVITELRSFLGKRMSSTTVWSMRERSPSSYSLKIQNFSQLEKSTLSSDGKYQSRIFSSGGYDWKLILYPKGNDNDNGSDFISMYLKLDSTSLSSKPSTEVFADFRFFVFNKKSNKYFTIQDVEPKPFNSLRSMWGVPQVLPLNIFKDPENGFVSTQGQCEFGVDVIVAPPPTNWEIICFNDKLPYPKFSWRVKNFFELKEHCHRSRKFTIEGRKWILELYPNACLTRDRGKWISIFLTLEESEGLDQDEKIFKQANIRVLDPRGSNHLSCSCTRWHDKLYPSWGLAHFVSMDDLRKIYLDVEGALNIELEFDVVSTTRFSPRL, encoded by the exons ATGTTAAGAGTGCTGCACAACCTCAAGTCGTTTCGATCCACCGTTCCACTTCAGAGTTTCCAg GTTATAACAGAGTTAAGGTCGTTTTTGGGTAAAAGAATGTCTTCTACAACTGTCTGGAGCATGAGAGAACGTTCTCCTTCTTCCTATTCACTAAAGATCCAAAACTTCTCCCAACTTGAGAAATCAACTCTTTCCTCTGATGGCAAATATCAATCCCGTATCTTCTCCTCTGGTGGCTACGACTG GAAACTGATATTGTATCCGAAAGGGAACGATAATGACAACGGAAGTGACTTTATTTCAATGTATTTGAAATTAGATAGCACTAGCTTGTCCTCCAAACCATCAACTGAGGTGTTCGCGGATTTTCGGTTTTTcgtctttaacaaaaaatcaaacaagtacTTTACCATTCAAG aTGTAGAACCGAAGCCGTTCAATAGTTTAAGATCTATGTGGGGAGTACCGCAAGTGCTTCCGCTTAATATATTCAAAGACCCTGAAAATGGATTTGTCAGTACTCAAGGTCAATGCGAGTTTGGTGTTGATGTCATTGTTGCTCCACCCCCTACTAATTGGGAAATCATCTGTTTTAATGACAAACTCCCTTATCCCAAATTCTCTTGGAGAGTTAAGAATTTCTTTGAGCTGAAAGAGCATTGTCACAGGTCACGCAAGTTTACAATTGAGGGAAGAAAATG GATTCTAGAGTTGTATCCCAATGCCTGCTTAACACGGGACCGAGGCAAATGGATCTCCATTTTTCTGACTCTCGAAGAGAGTGAAGGACTTGACCAAGATGAAAAGATTTTCAAGCAAGCTAATATTCGAGTGCTAGACCCACGTGGATCCAACCATTTGTCATGTTCAT GTACGAGGTGGCACGACAAATTATATCCAAGTTGGGGGTTAGCTCATTTTGTGTCTATGGATGATCTTAGGAAGATTTACTTGGACGTGGAAGGCGCTTTGAATATAGAGCttgaatttgatgttgtttccaCAACCAGATTCTCACCCCGCCTTTGA
- the LOC104703542 gene encoding fe(3+)-Zn(2+) purple acid phosphatase 12: protein MSSRSDLTSKRVTFIIFLLSLSLVELCHGGFTSEYVRGTDLPDDMPLDSDVFTVPPGPNTPQQVHITQGNHEGNGVIISWVTPVKPGSNTVRYWCENEKTKKEAEATVNTYRFFNYTSGYIHHCLIDDLEFDTKYYYEIGSGKWRRRFWFFTPPKSGPDVPYTFGLIGDLGQTYDSNTTLSHYEMNPGKGQAVLFVGDLSYADRYPNHDNNRWDTWGRFAERSVAYQPWIWTAGNHEIDFVPDIGEIEPFKPFMNRYQTPYKSSGSISPLWYSIKRASAYVIVMSCYSSYGKYTPQYKWLEKELQGVNRTETPWVIVLVHCPFYSSYVHHYMEGETLRVMYEQWFVKYKVNVVFAGHVHAYERSEHVSNIAYNIVNGLCEPISDESAPVYITIGDGGNSEGLVTDMMQPQPSYSAFREASFGHGLLEIKNRTHAYFSWNRNQDGNSIAADSVWLINRFWGAQNKTRLGAF, encoded by the exons ATGAGTTCAAGATCTGATCTCACAAGCAAACGAGTTACCTTCATAATCTTCTTGCTAAGTCTCTCACTTGTTGAGTTATGCCATGGAGGATTCACAAGTGAATATGTCAGAGGAACTGATTTACCAGATGACATGCCTTTAGACAGCGATGTCTTTACAGTTCCTCCTGGTCCTAATACTCCTCAACAAGTTCATATAACGCAAGGGAATCATGAAGGTAACGGAGTGATCATTTCTTGGGTTACTCCAGTTAAACCCGGTTCAAATACTGTTCGGTATTGGTGTGAGAATGAGAAAACGAAGAAGGAAGCAGAAGCTACAGTGAACACTTACCGGTTCTTTAATTACACTTCTGGTTATATCCACCATTGCCTCATCGATGATTTGGAA TTTGATACAAAATACTATTATGAAATTGGGAGTGGCAAGTGGCGCAGACGGTTCTGGTTCTTTACTCCGCCTAAATCAGGCCCTGACGTACCTTACACCTTTGGATTAATCG GGGATTTGGGACAAACATATGACTCAAATACTACGTTAAGCCATTATGAGATGAATCCGGGGAAAGGACAGGCCGTTCTGTTTGTAGGAGACTTGTCTTACGCAGATCGCTACCCTAACCACGACAACAATAGATGGGATACTTGGGGAAGGTTTGCTGAGAGAAGTGTTGCTTATCAACCTTGGATATGGACTGCAGGCAACCACGAAATCGACTTCGTTCCTGACATT GGTGAAATAGAGCCATTCAAGCCTTTTATGAATAGGTATCAAACGCCATATAAGTCATCAGGAAGCATCTCTCCATTGTGGTATTCCATCAAAAGGGCGTCAGCTTATGTTATTGTTATGTCTTGTTACTCATCCTATG GGAAATACACACCTCAATACAAATGGCTGGAAAAAGAGTTGCAAGGAGTGAATAGAACAGAGACACCATGGGTTATAGTCTTAGTACATTGCCCGTTTTATAGTAGCTATGTGCATCATTACATGGAAGGTGAAACATTGAGAGTCATGTACGAACAATGGTTTGTCAAATACAAGGTTAATGTTGTGTTTGCAGGTCATGTTCATGCCTATGAAAGATCG GAACATGTTTCTAACATTGCTTACAACATTGTCAATGGACTGTGTGAGCCAATATCAGATGAGTCAGCTCCTGTATACATCACAATCGGAGATGGAGGAAACTCTGAAGGCTTGGTTACTGA CATGATGCAGCCACAACCAAGCTACTCCGCGTTTCGAGAAGCTAGCTTTGGGCACGGGCTGCTAGAGATTAAAAACAGAACTCATGCCTACTTCAGCTGGAATCGTAACCAAGATGGAAACTCTATAGCAGCAGACTCTGTGTGGTTGATTAATCGGTTTTGGGGAGCTCAAAACAAGACACGGCTTGGTGCGTTTTAA